The DNA segment CAACGGCAGTGCGATCCTGATTGCCGCTTCCCAGCTCAATGTCATGCTGGGTCTTCCCGACCGGCTCAAACTCTCAAGCTTTGTCTCGGATCTCGGCCAGACCCAGGTGCTGACCCTGCTCATCGGACTGATCGTCTGCCTGTCGATCTGGGCCGGGGCAAGGTTAAGCAAGAAAATTCCCGCCCCATTTTACGGAATCATCACCGGTACGGCCGCCTACTATCTCTGCCTGATGATGGGATACCGGGACTCCCTCGGTCCGGTAATCGGCCCCATCCCCGGCACCGTTCCCCTGCCCCGCTATGCCCCGGAATTTCTCCACCTGCTGACCTCCGGCCAGCATCTCTCCCTTATCGGCGACCTGACCCTGATGGCCCTGGGCATATCCGCCGTTGTCTCGCTTCGTTCCCTGGTCGTCTGTACCGCCGGCGAGACCCTGACCCAGGAACGGTACAACGCCAACCGGGAGCTGATGGGCCAGGGGGTGGGCAACATGCTGGGCGGCATGTTCGGGGGCATCACCACCGCCGGGAGCCTGCCCAGCACCCTGGCCAACTACCAGTATGGCGGCCGGACCGCCTTTTCCCGGGTGGTGAGCGGTTCTTTCATTCTCCTGGTCCTGTTGTTTCTCCATCCGCTGGTGGCAAAACTCCCCACCGTGGTCCTGGCCGGAATACTGGTAATGATCGCCATCAGATCCCTGGACAAATGGAGCCTGCAACTCATCCCCGGCATCAAACCGGCGCTGGCCGCCGGTGACAACCGGCCCCTGATCAACGGGCTGGTCGTCCTGCTGGTCACGGTCACCATCGTTGCCTTTGGTGTTTTCGAGGCCCTGGCCGTGGGGCTGGTTGTCTCCGTCTTCCTCTTTATCCTCCAGATAAGCAAATCCATAATCCGGCGCGAGGTCTCTGGCAACGATATCCGCTCGAACACCCAGCGGGCGGAAAAGGAATCCGCCCTGCTGGAGGCGTCGGGTTCGAATATTCAGGTCCTTGAACTGGAGGGTTCCCTGTTTTTCGGCACAGCGGACAAGATCGCCGCCCGGGTTGAAGAATTTTTCAGCAAGGAACTGGGGTTTATCATTATCGATTTCAAGAGGGTTTCGGAGATTGACAGCACCGGGGCCAAGATAATGAAACAACTGTTGACCAAATGTCTGAAGCACGGCCTGGAACTCTACTTCAGTTCCGTGATCTTCAGCGGGGCGAACCAGGCCCACCGTGAACTCCGGAATATCCTCAACCGGGCCGAACGGCGAAGCTACTGCTTTCCCGATATGGAGATCGCCCTGGCGGTGGCGGAGGACAGACTGCTGGACAAATTGATCGGCGATGGCCGTTATGACCGGGAAATACCGGTCAACGAAATCGACGCGATCAAATCCATCCCTGCCGGGGAACTTGCCCGGATCCACCATTTCTTTGAAAAAAAGAGTTTCAAGAACCTGGACGTCATTGTCCGTCAGGGGGATGACGACCAACGCCTGTTTCTGATTGTCCGCGGCCGGGCCCGGGTGATGTACAACCTGCCGGCCGGCCCGGCCCTGAGACTGGGGACGCTCTGCCCGGGAACCGTTTTCGGCGAGATGGCCGTTCTGGACAAAGGGCTGCGTTCCGCGGATGTGATTGCCGTCGGCAATGTCACCTGTTACTGCCTGACCCGGGAGGCCCTTCTCCGGATAAATGAGAAATACCCGGCAACGGGGTACAGCATCCTTGCCGGGCTCGGCAAGGAACTGGCAAGGCGGCTGCGACTTAGCAATAAAATAGTACTCAATCTGAAAACGTGAGTGAAGAGGGTGCAGGGTGCAATCACTGCTGCGGTTTTTTCCCGTCCTCCGTCCTCTGTCTTCTGGCCTCTGAAACCTATCGGACTACAAAGGAAATTTTGCCGAAATCGCCGTAATCGGCCAGGTATGCTCCGGATTTTCCGGGCCGCATCTTGCCCAGGGCCCCGGTGATGATGATATGGCCGGGC comes from the Desulfobacterales bacterium genome and includes:
- a CDS encoding cyclic nucleotide-binding domain-containing protein produces the protein MSETKRFPHLRGDLLGGVTATLTPLPKAMALGALVFAPLGLEYIPLGLVAGLVSLVVSNISGALVGGMPFMNNAPYSLSSFMLLGALQLIISSLGGVHGDPRQTFTALALLFLTVFTSGLFQILFGVLRIGNFAKYIPYPVVAGLLNGSAILIAASQLNVMLGLPDRLKLSSFVSDLGQTQVLTLLIGLIVCLSIWAGARLSKKIPAPFYGIITGTAAYYLCLMMGYRDSLGPVIGPIPGTVPLPRYAPEFLHLLTSGQHLSLIGDLTLMALGISAVVSLRSLVVCTAGETLTQERYNANRELMGQGVGNMLGGMFGGITTAGSLPSTLANYQYGGRTAFSRVVSGSFILLVLLFLHPLVAKLPTVVLAGILVMIAIRSLDKWSLQLIPGIKPALAAGDNRPLINGLVVLLVTVTIVAFGVFEALAVGLVVSVFLFILQISKSIIRREVSGNDIRSNTQRAEKESALLEASGSNIQVLELEGSLFFGTADKIAARVEEFFSKELGFIIIDFKRVSEIDSTGAKIMKQLLTKCLKHGLELYFSSVIFSGANQAHRELRNILNRAERRSYCFPDMEIALAVAEDRLLDKLIGDGRYDREIPVNEIDAIKSIPAGELARIHHFFEKKSFKNLDVIVRQGDDDQRLFLIVRGRARVMYNLPAGPALRLGTLCPGTVFGEMAVLDKGLRSADVIAVGNVTCYCLTREALLRINEKYPATGYSILAGLGKELARRLRLSNKIVLNLKT